CTTCCCGCAATTCGCAAGTCAGGGTACGGTGTGCCTAATGCAGCTCGTACCAGGATAATTCGTGGCTGCCACTTTCATTAACTTTCCTGCTGCCGGCGACACATCTGGCTGGGATTCTATAATTTTCCAGCCAATCAGCATTCATTTCGGTTTCGATGCGCTTGcttaataaatatgtatgccCAAATCTTTGCGTGTGCAATCGAAAGCCCAGGCTTGTAGAAGATCTCGGCTCTCGCCTCGGTTTCACAGCTTGCCGATGAAAGTGGGCGTCGAAGGTGGTgcaaaaaatcattaagccgGGCCACCGATATAAAGACTGGGATAATTGCCGAGATCTGCTAATTACGGCAATGAGCAATGAAATTGGCCTCCTACAGCCAGCCTGCCGGTTGCACTAAATCTGCAGCGAAGCTTTGCTTTAGTGCTTGGCTTAGAGCCAGTTTCCAGCTGCCAACTGCACTCATCATGCATACTACGCTCTGAATAGCCACCAGCTATTGTTGCACTTAGAAAAATGTACCGGAAACGTGAAATTTAGCTGATCGTAGTGCAAAAAAGTTCctttagaaaataaacttttttttaaaaatatcttaagTTCCTACAGATTTACTTATAGATGTAATAAAAGCACAGGTAGATATGGGCAAATCCGGAAAATGGTCAACCAGGCCCGAAACAAgaaaatcttcaaaatcatcGAATTTTTTGCGTATTTTCACAAATCAATGGCCATATTTTCTTAACACAGTGGAACCAAAgcatatttcatttgttttgttaAAGAAATATCGCGACTGGTacttaattcaataaaataaaaacaattggaGATATTTCCGTGGGAACAGACTCGAATGAAAGCTACATGAATCCATTGTAGAAGTAAAGTTATTTCTTTAGAATATTCCGTCCCAATTTGCAgatatttgcattttactagattaagccaaagtcgacttccattttgtgtacgttcgcgaccgcatgtttttgccaatattatgaaaatgaTAGCTCAATAAATCCTATCATTTACACTAAGCTAAGAGCTAACAAAATGCTAtaaaatagcaaaaaaaaattcagaaagattttttttctattttatatTTGCACTAATTGCGTAcgaacgtacgttcgcgacccctGGAAATGCCCATATATACTATTTGAACAACCTTTGGTCTGGTGGCTTAATTCTTctcaatatatttaaattagcacttaagattttttatttaacatttttttttatttttaattttttttttttaatttttgtatgtttattttagtttattttaaaatattgataAGCTTAcatgtttgaaaaaaaaatgtgtaaacCTTAGGCAACTCTTTCAGAAaggtttaaatttttttttaagccatGTGCGAGTATTTCAAGTCTTAAAAGCTACTACTTTTTACACCTTTTTTCCAGTGCAATGGTGCTTGGAAGAAAAGCAAAACCAGCGGCAACGGCTGCCTGGCTAATTGTGGCAAGGTGAAGTGTATAAATTCGGCGGACAAACTGGCGCACAAGATCAGTTGGCCAAGAGATTTCCCAGCAGCTGCAGCTGGACGGCATTGAGAGAACAACGAGAGTGATATCACAAGGATTGGGGATACGCACAGAATGGATTCGCGTCTGGGTCTGCTCATCGCCCTGCTGCTGGCGGCCTTTCAGGCCTGGGCCCTGGAAGCCTCGGCGCACTCGAACTCGAACTCCACGGAGAGCGGCATTTTGCGGACAGTGCGTCATGTTTACGGACAGTGTGCGGATAGCGAGGACATCTTCTGGTGCTGCAAGATCCAGGGGGTCCGCCTCCTGGGCCGCGCCCTCAAAGTCCAACAGCTGGGGATCGTGGATGGTGTGAGCCTGGTGCGGCGGGAGTCCTTCAGCCAGGATACGCGTAGTGGTCGCTCCAGCCTGGCCGAGAGCCAGCTAAGCAATCGCGACCTCGAGCACATGTCTGGGAAGAGTCTGGACGCCCTGCTGCTGGAGCGGTTCCTCAACTTTGTCCACAGCCACCAGCTGCAGGTGAACCTGCCTCGTTTGCTGAGGTTCGGCGAGCGAAATGGCCAGGACTGGCTGCAGCACCTGCTCGGCTACTTTCTGCCAGCCGGCGAAAGTGAGGGTCGCAAGAAAAAGGATGACAAGAAGTATCTGGGACCTTTCATCGCTGCCGTTCTGCTGAAGACAGCCATTCTGAAAATGGCCTACCACTCGATCGCCATTGTGGCGGGAAAGGCGCTGATTGTGGGCAAGATAGCCCTGATCATTAGTGCAATAATTGGCCTGAAGAAGCTCGTTGGTCACGACGGCGGCGAGAAGACCACCTACGAGATCGTCAAGCATCCGCAGGTGCAGCAGAGCCACACCTATTCCTCCAGCCACCAGGGCGAGTACGACACGGGCGGCCACGACGGAGGATCCTATCACCGCAGCATCGACGACGAGATGATGATGCAGGACAAGGCCTACCAGGCCTGGATGCCCCACGTGGGCGCCTCTGCCACGCCCGCCTCCAAGGGGTCCCGATAAGGCTATCGGGGAGGTCCTTCCGGGGTCGGAAGCTCTACAACCAAAGATCCCAAGAGCCCCGCTTAGTCCAATCTATTTGAATTTGTATTTACACTCGACAGCCCTCCAGTTTAAGTTTAGTTATCGTAGTTATTATGTTACCAAAACGCGAGCATTAAAAAGAATAGAATTTCAGGTGCAATTGGTTTTTGTGGTCGGTTTTGGGGTCTGCGAGCAGAAAATAAGTTAGTAGTtttagaaggaagcgtttctgactccataaagtattaaatatatactgttgtgttcaaattaaaaaaaaaacaaggaagaacgctatagtcgagtacctcgactatcagatacccgttactcagctaaagggaccaaagggaaatggagatatgcaagcagcaaagcgagatttaagtgcgccacctaccggcggaagacagatttaagcattgtgggcgttagggtaggcgtggcaaatttttttttggatcaatcgataggtattgacgagaccaatacatttcagttaaaatttgttatctagcataaaaattgtgggcgccacaggcttgggcggtttgtgggcgttagagtgggcgtggcatattcgcataacaaacctgcgctgcgtacaaggctacggaatctaaatctgaaatcccaatactctatctttgatagtttccgagatatccgcgttcatatttacggttttttgaagtttgtgggcggtttgtgggcgttaaagtgggcgtggcaaacttttttttgggtcaatcgataggtattgatgagaacaattcatttcagtttaaatttttactctagcatcaaaactgtagaagccacagttttgggcggtttgtgggcgttagagtgggcgtggcactctactgaaacaaacttgcgctgcgtaagaagctcaggaatctgctcgccaaatctcaatagcctagctctcatagtttccaagatctcagcgttcatccggacagacagacggacagacggacagacggacagacggacatggctagatcgactcggctagtgatcctgatcaagaatatatgtactttatggggtcggaaacgcttccttctgcctgttacatactttccgacgaatctagtatacccttttactctacgagtaacgggtataatgatgCACTACAGCGAACAGAACTTTTACGCAACCTTTTCTTCGAGGCCTTTTTTACCCCGGTTCTCAATTTATCGGTAAACCAGACGGTTTTTTGTATGTGAGCAATTGAGCACAGTACAGATACTCGTGTGCCTCGACTTTCAGATACCAGTTCTTCATCTAAGGAGAGCGCAAAGGAGTTGGAGATAGGAAAGCCACAAAGTGATTTTTTCGAGATTGCAACTATATTTATGAgatatatcatatcatatttaCAGAACTAGGAGCTTTACCTTAATATCTAAAGGAAACCTCTCGTGGGTTTGGTGGCCTCCGGGCGTGGCTGTTGTGGGTCAGTCACCGCCTGATGCAGGCGTCGCTTCAGTGGCTCCATCTGGTAGGCCTGGTAGAACTCCATCTGGTGCTCCACTGGAGGTTCTTCGACCTGCTCCAGGTGCGAGGATGCGTAGTCGTGGGTGGGCATGCTGCGGTGCCAACCGCTCTCGTGACTGGAGTGAACCACCACGTGCTCCGTCCCTCCGCCGCCACCACTACCACTGTGACCAGTCGAACCCTTTTTTAGACTGCCCTGCGGAGAGAAGCGTAGCGCCAACAATTTGGACGGAACTGTTCTAGAGACAGATTCTACTCACCAGCAAGGAGATGACCAGGGCGATCTTGGCCATGATGAAGGCCGAGCCGGCGATGAGGATGACCTTGCCTAGGAACATTTGGGCGAGGGTGGCCACCATGATCATGCCGCCCATCATGGCCATGTGCTTGTCTTTGTCCTTCTTTTTGCGACCTGTTTTTTTGgagcagtttttatttttctttttatacttgtctttcttcttttttttcttagaatttttcttttttttggacTTTTTCTtaggttttttctttttagacTTTTTCTTCTGCTTATCCTTATATTTATCTTTATCATAGGTGGTTGCATGCACTTCGAAACTACTAAATCCTCCTATAAACTTATCCACTTTATCATCTACGCTCGAATAACTACCTTGATCGAAGCCCAGTTCGCTCCCAAAGTCATCTATGGCATTGGAAATGGTCAACTGCCGTGGTAGCTGAAGTCGAAGAGCTCTTCCCCGGACCAACTCCATCAGCTTTCCGGGTATGCCAGTATCCATGCGCCTCCTCTCCTGCTCGGTAAATCCTGTCTGAGGTTCAATGCTCAGGTACTCGCTGATCTGCCAGGTGCTGTTATCCCTGGTGGCTCCATCCAGCAATCGCTCGCTTTCGGAACCCAGACACTCCCAAACCTCCAAGCCACCCATGCATTGGGCTATAATCCTGCCCAGACTTCGGGGACTCCATTGGGAGGAGGGCGTTTTGCCAGCAGTTTCATTTCCTTTATGACTTAAAGCCAGGACCGAATTGCAAAGCATTACGCACTGTAGCAAAAGCACACGCCACATTTTCCCTTACTGCGTATAATGAAACCTCTTTAAGCGCTTCTTGAACCACAAATAACCCAAAAAGTGGCTCTGCCCTGTTATTTATAATGCCTTGATCTTTTTCGGGAGTAGCAATTAACGCGCTTGTCAAAGCACGACACTGCTCTCTTGATAGGAATCAAATAGAAATGTTTCCAGAAGTTTGCTCGCTGAACCCTGACCCAACGAAAACTGAAACCGAATTTTTCGGTTAAGTTAACTTTCATTTTTGGAAAGCACTCACTATGTTTGGCTAATTACAGCTTATGTGCACGCTGAGAAAATTATCAAAAAACGTA
This region of Drosophila subpulchrella strain 33 F10 #4 breed RU33 unplaced genomic scaffold, RU_Dsub_v1.1 Primary Assembly Seq354, whole genome shotgun sequence genomic DNA includes:
- the LOC119560965 gene encoding uncharacterized protein LOC119560965, which encodes MDSRLGLLIALLLAAFQAWALEASAHSNSNSTESGILRTVRHVYGQCADSEDIFWCCKIQGVRLLGRALKVQQLGIVDGVSLVRRESFSQDTRSGRSSLAESQLSNRDLEHMSGKSLDALLLERFLNFVHSHQLQVNLPRLLRFGERNGQDWLQHLLGYFLPAGESEGRKKKDDKKYLGPFIAAVLLKTAILKMAYHSIAIVAGKALIVGKIALIISAIIGLKKLVGHDGGEKTTYEIVKHPQVQQSHTYSSSHQGEYDTGGHDGGSYHRSIDDEMMMQDKAYQAWMPHVGASATPASKGSR
- the LOC119560938 gene encoding uncharacterized protein LOC119560938 codes for the protein MWRVLLLQCVMLCNSVLALSHKGNETAGKTPSSQWSPRSLGRIIAQCMGGLEVWECLGSESERLLDGATRDNSTWQISEYLSIEPQTGFTEQERRRMDTGIPGKLMELVRGRALRLQLPRQLTISNAIDDFGSELGFDQGRKKKDKDKHMAMMGGMIMVATLAQMFLGKVILIAGSAFIMAKIALVISLLGSLKKGSTGHSGSGGGGGTEHVVVHSSHESGWHRSMPTHDYASSHLEQVEEPPVEHQMEFYQAYQMEPLKRRLHQAVTDPQQPRPEATKPTRGFL